Genomic DNA from Trypanosoma brucei brucei TREU927 chromosome 9, whole genome shotgun sequence:
CAATATATCGAATATTTCAGATGTGCGAAAAACTCACAAAATAGCATCGTTACATAAAATTTATGGAATGGAGCAAAAATCCTTTAGAAATAACTCTTAAAAGTTTTATGCTAGaatcaaaaatgcaagccaaAGATGGGCCTTGTGAATGACAATAGAATTGCTACCTGTGGTGTTTTGGGTTTCTGCTGTTCCTGTTTCTTCAACTTGAGCTATgcatttgtcattttttaatTCGCATCcatcttctgttttgcatttttttgtcatttatcGCTTTGCATTTGTcgcttatttcttttctcactcCAGGACTGCTTGATGCAGTTGCTGCCGCCCTTGAGTCTATGAGCTGTTTGCCTTTCAAAAATGTTAGAACTTTTGCGGCGCCGTCGCTCCCTGCTGTTTCGAAGATCGTCTTGTCAAATGTCGTTTCTATTACTTTCAGATTGAGTGGCGCCTTCTCGATTGAATCTGTTATTTGTGCTGTGAACGGGTTTTGGTTGCTGCCGAGGTAGGTGTCtgttattcccttttttgacTGCGGCTCTGTTGGTGCTTTGCCACCTGGGTTTATCAGGTCCGTTAGAGCTTGCAGTGGTTTGTCGTTTGCTCTAACCGTTGCCATGATATTCGGTGTATTGGCGTATAAGTGGGTTTTTTGAGCTGAAGGATGCTGCAGAGTGCATTGCCTAGAGTATCCTTGTCGTATTCTGAGTACGGAACTGTGTCGCTGACTTTGGCGCACGCTTTTGTTACCACATTTGTGAACAGATTGACGTCAACGGTTTTGTAGGCCGTTGTTTGCTCAGTTAGTCTGGTTGCCATGGGGTTGGTCCTTTGATTTACGAAGTCGTTGCCTTGCTCTATGCATGCTCCATGTTGCGTGGCTGATgcagttggtgttgttgttactgtgcCTTTACAATGTTTTGTTACTGTGAACGTTGTTGGCGGCTTTGCAAGGTCGACCAATTTGATTTTCGTGTGCTCGGTCGGTTCTATGTCCGCTGCTTTTACGCCACCGGTTTCAGATTCAAGTGTGCAGTTCGTTGTATCTGCTGTGAAGGACGCTGTGCTTGTGCACGTTGCCATTCCTGTTACGCTGCTTAGTGATTGTCCAGACTGGGCTTCAGAGCTAGAGACGTTCGCCGTCTCCGGCTGTGTTTTGTGTAATGTCAGCATGGTGGCTTCCTGCTGCTTGATTGCTCGGAAGGCTCTTTCGTATACTTGGCTCTCCTCATTGGTTTGGCTGTCCAGCGTGTGTGGGTCTGTTTCGGTTACCGCCATTGCAAGAAAAGTTATGTGACTCGGCTTCTCTTGGCTGAAAGCGGCTTTTATTCTGTAAGCTAATGCTGCTTGTATTGCTTGCCGGCGGATCGCTATTGCAGAGGGCAGAGATTGCTCTAGTTTTCTTGCCAATTTGTGAAGGTACTGCGCCGCGGCGCAAGCAGTTGATACTGCCTTCGTCGCCGTGTCCTCTATTTCTGCGGCTCCTACAGGCATGCTACTGACAAGTGTCATAACAAATGCGTGCCACAGGCTTTGttacttcatttttctatgctgttttgctttgaCCAGAGACGAAGAGCTGTTTTATCGCTTGAATGGGGTCTTACTGCCTCATATGGTGTCGGTATATGAGGAAAACGGCAAATGCACACCTGTGTTTATTATGTCTGTAGccctttgtgttttgtgttggttCCTAATTTTTTAAGTTGCTACGTTTCCCAATATTGTTCTCTATTTaaatccttttcctccttttattCACTATGTCAACACATTTCACGCGGCACTATTTACCTTTATTGACATATCCTGCTGTTGGTAAAACTTGCAAGTGCTTCACGGCCATTTTGATTTGCCCCTCGTCGGCTTCAGTGCTAATAGCCTTGAAACGCCATCAGATTAAGCACAACCTCCGCAAAAATATCTTCCTTTGTACCAAAATATTTTCTAATAAAATATTTGGCGCCATCGGGTCCTTTTCATTAATAAGTATCTTCCGTCCTGTGCTTCTCAATTGTTTTACACTGtcattttattctttatttttcattttcttcgccTGCTGTCGCTTTTTCTGTTAATAAAGTCCAGACCGCATTTATCTTGTATAGTGAACTCTGTTTGTCAATCATTCCCTTGTGCATAATAATGCCCACCTCTGTGTCTGTGCAGGAAAATTCGCATATTCTAtctccttttccattttccttccTGAATTCcttcaataataatattccaCGTACTCTCCATCTTGCTCATTGTTTCTTCTAACTCACTCGCTCTCACATAACCTTTGCTATCGTTTTAACTTCTcgcatttttctcttccacttagtcattattatcattactgctctttTTATTACATTAGTATGCACACACTCCCAACACTTTCCCATTATCGCTGTTAATATTACTATTACTCATAACTCTAaataatatccataaaataaacaacataAGACAAATTAAAatatcactcatttttcataccgTGCCACCCTACTAATTAAAACCTATAAGCAACTTTCACACcaaaatttcatattttcagTTGCTgagaaagtgttaaaatatgaCAAAAATAGCTAAGTTTATAAATTATATAGAGTTTCATAAAACTGAGAAGAATTATTTTAGAATATTAGAATGCTAGAATTCAACGAAAAACTAGCACAGCAAGCACCTGAGGAACAGAAACTCTCAAATTGCGAGAAAAcgatttttcattttacttgTCAGTTTCAACTGCCGGAAAGCATCTTTCACCCTCAGGCTTTTTATCATCAAAATCACAGCCAGTTTCATCTTTCCAAGGTTTCTCTGTTGTATGCTTTTTGCATTCGTCTGCTGTTTTAGGTGGATCTGCTGGTTTGTCTGCTTTTGATGGACATGAGGAGCCAGcttggtgtttctttttttcttcctgttccTTAATGAAACGGCGAACAGTGTAACATGTTGCGGCATCTGGGATTTCTTGCGGTGCTGATATTGTCTTCAGTTGTCTGTCGCCATTTCCTCCTACAGCGGCTTTAGGTTGTGTCAGGTCGTCAAGCGACTTCTCTACTGTGTTTTTAATCTCTTCTCCATTTTTGCCAATGGATTTCTTTAGTAAGTTATCTACTTTGGTTTTAGTCTCTTGGTTTCTGTACTTTGCGTTTTCGCCGTCTATGGCTTTCGCTGTTTTTCCTTGAGAGCGCCACTTGTTATTACCGTTTTTAAGTCCAGGTTTATTGTTAGCTGGCTAAGCTCAGAGGTTACCTTTTCTAGGACTGCTATGTTTTTTTAGCTCTGCCGCAATGGTTTTGGCGCTCGGTATGGCCGTGTTGGCTGTAGATGCTGTATACTCTTCCTTTCCACAGTCTGTTTTGCGCGTTAGTTTAAGTGCTTCTTCGACGAATAGGTTGCCGTCTACTACCGCTAGTTTTGTGGTTTGTCCGCTGATGCAGGCGTTGCTggctgtgtgtttgtatgtggcCGCCGCATGTGCGCACACCGTGAGTACTGAGGCCACTGCGGCGTTGGTTACAGTTACCGTTTTTAAGCTGATTAATACGATTGAATTCGTTCTTGTGCTGTCTGCCGTCGGCGGTGTTACATCAATGTCTCGGGCGGTGGCATCCCGCATGCAAGCCGCGTTTTCGTTGGTTTTTGTCGTCGGTTGGATTTTCGAGTAACTTTTGTCAGAAAATCTGGTTTTTGCTGTGACAAAGTTAGAGGAATCAATGGCAGCTGTTGCTAGCTCCGCTACAGCTTCCATTTGGCCACAGAGCTTGTAAGCTGATCTCGCCGCAGCGTAGATCTTCTGACGGTGcttatttactttattttgtaCTTCATTGACCGACTGCAGCAGTGTTTGCGCCAGAAGATTGTCGACAAGCGACGGTTGGCCGCTTGATGCTTGAGCTACTATCTGTAGCTTAGCCGCTGtagcagcttctgcaacgCTCTGCTGTGCTCCTGTTGTTAATATGGCCAGAGCGTTGTCTGCCAGTTCCTTTAGATAATCTGCCGTATGTCatgtttttttgctgccgccTTCAGTGGGTGCAGAGTAGGGGGGCCGACTGCATTTCTTGCTGCGAATAGAGCTAATAGAATGTATACTCTTACATGCAATCCCGGTAAAGGTACATGTGTCAACGTTACTGTTAAAGTCCGTCGGAAGTTCTGGCCGTTTCTGGTTTGCTGGTGCATCGctaccttcttttgttttttgagaGATTTATTGCTCTTCAAGGTGCCAAAAGTGGGAAATTGTACGCCATATGATAAAAGAATGTTTCTAGAAAAATAGAACTCAGTTGAGCTAAAATTGtccactttaaaaaaaactttatAATTGTACATCTATATCTCAAACAGTTaagatttgttttttttgcttctaatGCACCCCAACTtcttttgtgcttctgcaactGAAATGAAGATATAACGCTGGCTTTTCTGCCTCACACGttgatattttcattttttacaATAATACTGGCTTACTTTAgacctctttcttttttttcttggaaaTTAATATACTGGTTTCAAAGTTTTTCCTGAAGTTTCTTGATGCTTTCCGTCACTGCCGCGTCAGTGCGTATTCTTCTGGGAATTAACTGTTTCCTGAAATCCCTTAATGTGTGGCAAGTTTAGCAATACGAAATGGGAAGAGTATCAttacaatttttttgtaatttatAGACACCATCTATCGCATCATATACGTTGAATTTCAagcctttttttccttttgattcTCCTTTCGCTGTTAAAACTAGTATATTAGAGTTCTTAGTTTTAAATTCTCATCcacataatataatattgTTGCCGAAAAATGTTACTAAATTTTAGTGTATTTGTTAAGAAGAGGCTTTTGACATTATATAAACTTACCCAGTCCATCACCATCTTTTACCCTTTACAGCTAGACATTATGATCGGTAATCAGAGTAAAAACAATAGTCACCACAATCTCTGGTGTAGTatctatctttttttaaagaaacgCAGTGCATCATCGacaactcctcttccttctaaAGTATTGTTTCCCCCGGTGTTGTGATATCCGTAtcgtcttgtttttttttcatattttcttccttttcaattAGTTTTCTATCGATGCTTCTGTGGGAAACGTAGCAAAactatttttcttgtgtgaTAGACTCTGTCACTCCACAATTGTCCACTTAATAACATCCTTGTATGATAATATATTTCATCCTATTTGTGTTTAAAAATGCATATATTCcatctctctcctttttctttaataaaAATTCTTTATGCTCTCCGATTACTACTCCAATTCACTCACTTATTAGAATTGCACCCTTGTTATTAATTAAGTGTCTCTCTTTAGTGGTTTCGGCTAACCCACTACACAtctattataatattagtgtaAACAATCTCATAATACTCTCCAAtaactatcattattattactattataaccCTGACTGATATccataaaattaaaaaataagcaaaataaaacgaatTAAGGAAATTataatagcactcattttttatACACTATCACCTTGCTAATTTTCACCCATAGGACACAATCATAAAACTTTTAGCACACTTCATAAAATTTTAGCGAATTTTCTCAAATATCAAATCGCATAaaattcataaaattgagcaaggGTCTTTTACAAACTTAATTATAGAATCAAAAATGCGAGCAAAAGAGGCTCCTTgttaatgaaaaaagaatttcTTCCTGTGGTTTTCGTGGtttttccatcttcttttgctgcctctttcttttttggtttgtaaTCCGGATATACtacacattttttatttggtcCGTCACCGTCCCGTTTACAGCCATCTTTGCAAGTATATCCTGCTACTTTGGCCCCGCACTTTCCATCTGTTtgtcatgttttttttttcttttcttgtcaTACCCGAGCTGCCGCAAGCCGGAGTGCTATGCCCTTGAAATAGCTGCTTTCCAGGGCTAGGTCAGCGCCTGTTGCTATGCTGTCTAGAGTTCCTTCCAAATCTTGagttccttttttgtattttgccTGCTTGGTGTAGAGGCCGGTGGTATATCGCTCTCTGAAGGCTGTAGCATCGTCGTAAGTACTTTTGATGTGTTGTCTGATTTGCTCGGCTTCTTTGTCTTCTGATTGTGTACCTGCCGGGATTTCAATTGTTAGAAGTTGGGCTGCAATGTACAAAAAGTCGGTGTCACCGATTAAGGTGTCTATTGTTGTCCTTTCTAGGCCGATCGTTGGAGGTGCTTctgccttttttgctttgcacAGCAGTGATGTTAACTTTGCTGCCGacgggatttttttttgtggatcTTCTGTCTGGGCCTCCCAGCTCTGGTTCAGTCGTTaagctttttttgtttgtaatAGCTCGCCTCCATATGTTGTGCCAGCCGATTCTGCTACCATCGAAATGCTGCTGAGCGTTGTCTCTGTGGTAGATGTCGTTTGGCATCTGCCGCTGTTGTCTGTGTCGAGGGCCGTTGAAAGCGTGAGTTCCAGGTCGTAGCTGCTCAGTTCGACGTCTATCTCCGGTTAAGTAGCTGCCTTTACCTTGGTTGCCCGGATTGCCGAGATTTCCTGCCATTCTAGCGGTGGGTTGCTTACTGTTGTTGGGTCGCATTTGTGTTCGACGTGCTTGTTCCACGTCTTTGTAGCTTTTCATTtggtgtttgttgcttgtctGTCGTTTTGTGAGATTGTTATCGACGTATAAGACTGTGCCCGCCCTTGGAGATAACTTATGCACTGGAGAATTCCTTCTCTGACGCCGGTTAGTGTTTTCTTGTAGGTCGATCCTTTGGCTTTGGTTTTGTCTATTTTTAGCCGGCCAAGAAAAGCCAGTGCCGAGTAGGCATTTTGTTCTGTCGgcgttgttgcttttgctgctttaAGTTGCCATATGTGCATCAGCTTGTCTGCTTGCTCGACATCGGTGTCGGTTATCGAAATTATGGACTTGAAATCCTCTGCTACTTTATGCAGATATTTGGTCTCGTTGCAGAGAGAGGTTATGGCACTTTCGGCTTCGCTTTCGGCCGTTGCGTTTTGTATCTTTAGCATAGACAGAGTTAACACCAGTACATGCTATTGGTTGTTGGGCTGAACCATCTTACTTTGTggtctttcttccctttcttttcgtatTGCTTATAATTGTTAGTTACTTTTGGGGCTGAGTGGTGagtatatttttttcaattatTCCAACCCTATCGACACTTAGGACGCTAACAGGGACGCGAAACTGAGGGTATGAAATATATCTTTTAGCTTTTGATGTCTTCCTGGCGGCATGTCAAATTGCCTACATGAATAAGCACCAGTCATTTGGATGATATTTGGCTGTGCTGTGGTTGTAAAGGAAAGCTATATTGACCGTCTATTTGGTTGGGGGAATTTCGATGCTTGTATTTTTCATTAAATTCCATGTAATATCTGCTTATAAAAATACAAGCCGCATTCACCCGTTATCCGTCAAATTCCAATGTATTGTCAAGCGGTCGAACATCTCTATTTCTATACCGCACAACGAAAAACCTCTTTTCAGATCTCAAACACTTACAACTCTGATTTCTGTGTGCTTCTAATGCGGTTCAAATCCTGGTCTACGGATTGATCTGTAATAACGACATAACGCTGTCATTTTTGTCGTAAGGATGAGTTTTGTCATTTCAAGTGTTATCCAGTCCTCCTGGTGTTGTCTTTCATCTAATCAGTGCCCTGGTATAGAGGTAAAGTACAATGCTCGTTGCAGATAGTACCGGAGTGGATCCCAGCTGGCGGCAAGTATTTAGCTTACACTAAGAATGGATCTGCCTCAACATGccgccagggtccagtaccagAAGAGAAATCGACTGGGAAGCCGAATGTTCCATCCAAACGGCGGCCGCAACACAGGATCTGACGCGCCCGCTCCGTGGGGAGAGAACTATTACTAAGTATTCCACGGTCCAGCGCCCTGCTCAGGTAGAGGAACCCAAATTACTGATGCAACCCCCGTCTGGGGAAGCAGACGGATATGGTAAACATGGTTCAGATGCAATGCAGGAGAGTATGGAATCGAATGGGCGTCAAATGGAGGACGCTACGCTTAACAAGGTCGCGGGCAGTCTGCCACCCGTGGGTATAGattcatcaaaaaaaaacagggggTTTTAGTGGGTAGGAACGCCGGTATCAAGCGTTGAGCCCCATACTACACCATGTCCTCgtggtgtggtgtgtgtAAATGCATTTCCTCCTTACAATTGGATAGAGGAATGCATGGTCCTGACGTTTGTTAGAgggaaaatcaaaaaaaatcatttccACCGCTGTATCAGTCTTGAttcgttttttatttgtcgTTGTAGGCGTAGCCAGCGCCGTACAAAGCTTCAAGTAATTTTTTTGAagtgttgattttttttcggttaTCCGCTGTTCCCTATTTAAAAATTTCTTCCGAAGTGTCTGCTGTCCGTCTGCTAAGTGTTTGAAAGCCTTTCGAAACCGAAGTTTCAAAGCTTCTGGTATGGGAAGATGgtatttttttgaaaggtTATGGCTGGTGTCGCGGTACTTGCAACGTCATCGTAGATCCACCTCAGTTATACGAATTTAGGATCATCATGGCCCTCAAAGAAGCCCTTTGTCGTTGGCTCCTTGTCTCCAGCTTCAACGTTAGGACACTTCTGAGCGTTCTTAAGAACTGCgactttttgttcttccgaTACTGTCAGATTGATCTTTTGTAACATGGTCACGATTCCACTCATCACATCGAATATaggctttttcttccctttctagCCTTCCGTCACATGTGGCTGAGGAATTGGTTTCGCCAAAAGCCGATACAGCTTGCAAATGGCTCTGAACTCTTTTGCATTTTCGTCTGCTGCGCTTAAGTTGGATCCAGTAATAACGACAGAGAATGCTGTTTTTTAAGAACATCTTGTCGCTTCCTCAGTTCTACTGCTGATTAAAGAGAGGCAAAACAAGCTGCAGAAAATTATATAAATGTGAAATTATACATGTTATAGGAAACTACCCGAAGCTCATGTAGAATGCAGCTTCACGGCTACGGCTGTTCACTTAAAACAGCTGTTAGTTAATACAAAGAGTCTCCACTTTACATCTAATATATACCACTGTGTATCTATCTAAAAAATTAACATTTACTGGCTCTGTGTGTTTCTAGTGCGTTACAACTCCTGTTGTGCGGATGCATCTCGAATAACGGTGTAATGCTAGGATTTCTACTGTACACATAACATTCATCTTTCCTTACTGCCATTCTGATTTGTTGgcaatttctttcttctctttgccGTCTCTCGTTTTCATAACTTCAATTTGTGCTTTGACTTTTTGTAATTTTCTGTCAATTGAGAGAAAACGTGTATTCTTTTGTGAATTAGAGGCTCTTTAAAGAGTTTAAATTTCTCACCTGTGTAATAAATTGGAATTAGTGGAGTCTCGCCGTTAAGTCCTGATGCTTCATAGAAATCGCCAATCGCTTCGTATATGTTCTATGTTAAGGACATTTCGcgatttttttcctcattttttgtcTACGGTAATCCACTAGTAGAACAGATTTTAATATTCCTGTCGCTGTAACATCATATTGTTTCTAACAAATGTTGGACATAATTACCATATATGATGAGACGAAGATTTCAACTTTACACTGCACATTTTCAACCTCTTCCTCATTCTGCTTCAAAGCTGGATATTAGGACTTACCATCAGAAGACTATATTTTCCACAGACGTCACCTCTGCAGTAGCATATATTTACTTTTGAGTGAAATGTGGGGCATAATCTTATCCTGTATCATTTGtttcgtggtctactgtgcCGCGCATCCCATTGCTACATTCTacatttttccttcttttttgttggccCTGTTTCTTctaataaagaagaaacatcATTTGGGCTGCACACTTCCAATTCCCCATAATTTCTTCGTCCACTATCTACCTTTGTATACTGATGCACATAatcatatttgtgtttgaaacttCTCATATACCATTACCGTCTCTTCTCTGTCTTTCAGCCTTCCCTTTAATAATATCCGTTGTTTCGTCTTATCTTCTTTAGAAATCACTGGTATACCCACTAACTTAATCTTATTACACTCTTGCCTTTGTTTTACGtgcttattgttttttttcaagtcgtgctgcaccaccactattattataatattactGTAACTGCAACCTAAATTACTCCTATTATCTATAAGTTGACAAAATAAATCAAAAACGTTTTACCCTATCACCCTACTGATTTGCACTCGTATACCACTATCATGCTCATTTCAAcatgtttttcttgttttttcttttcgaaaTTTCCCTTTATTGCATGTTTTtataaaaaagtgttaaagtATCTCCAATTTTAGAAAAATTTGTAAATTTttacaaaacagaaaaatttcATAAACTTCATAAATTTAgacaaaaatattttataaaCTTTATTTTAGAAGCAAAActacaagcaaaagagggctTTTATGAATTAAAATAGAATTGCTTCCCGTagtgtttgttcttttcccatcattcccttctgtttcttggtttgatttttctagtttttctttcacatcctttttcaactcacactttttgtcttgttCGTTAAAACTGCACCCCTTATCCTTTAGGCCTTTACATTTATCTTCGTCATCTTTTGCTTCACCGcaaattttttctgttgccttTGGATCTTGGTGTTTGGTAGACTCTTCTAGCCTTTTATCAAGCGTTTCGAAGTCTTGGGATAAGCGTTGCTGGTAGTAGCTCAACAAGTTGGTTAATTCGATGCTGTTTTTGATTTCCCCGAGTTTTGCCGGAGTTGGCCGGGCCGCTGCACCTTTTGGAATATCCTCTTTTTCAATTAATGTTATAATTGTGTTGATGGTATCCGCCTTTGTATTGGAGAAAACGGCTTctattgctttctttccatcGCTGCCTTGGTGGTCTTTTGCTTCGCCGAACAAATTTTGCGCGGCTTCCTTCAGTGCCGCTCGTTCTGTGAGGTCGCCGCTTTCGTTGGCGTACTCTGTGGGCAGCGTCCGGTCGAGCAATTTTATGGCTGCGTGTGCATGACTCCAGGCGGCTATCCCGCCCTCGCTTGCTGTGATTAGGTTTGCCTTGGTCGCCGCTGTCAGCTCTGCTGCGCTGTTTGGAATCGTTAGGTACCcagccatcaccgtcaccgctgctgctgttcccTCGCCCTTGGCGAAACCCTTGCTGGTGTGCGCCGTTGTTAGGTGGCATTCTTTGCTTGCCGCTGTTGGTTGGTGCTTGTCGCCGCCGGTCCCTTCGACTAAGTTTATGTATCCTGCGGTTGTTATGTGGGTCGGTGTCCGTCGCGTTGCGGTGATTGAGCTTTGTGTTAGCTTGCACTCTGTTTGCCCGAGTTTTGTCGTAGCGCTGCGTGTCACTGGCGTGTCTGCGTTTTCATCTGCCAGTAGGCACGCGTTGTTGCTCCCGTCGACCGTTTGCTCCAGTAGCTTAAGGAAATCGTCGACCCGACCCTTTACGTAAGCGCTCCGACTGGCGGCTTCtacttgttgttttatatAGGTGTCTTTTAGCTGTCTAACTGCTGcggctgcttttgcttcgtAGGCTGTTGCTATGGTGATAGCCGCTTTTGTCCATTTGTGCATGGGGTTTTTTAGGCTGAAAATTCTTGCTCGCTTCGCTGCCGCGTCGAAGTCTATTGTGGCTGCGATCATCTCCGTCGCTTCTTGTAGAACGTGACCTGCTATGCCGTCTAATTCTTCGCTTACTTGACATAGCGGTTCCCACGTGGATTTCTTTATGCCGACGCCTGTGGCGGCGTCTACGCGTTTAAGCGCGGTTGCGAGAATCACCGTCATCACGAAAAGCACTAATGGCTGCAACCATTGCGAGCTCTGCATATtatcctctctttttcaccttctcTTGAGCAGCTGTTGCCTTGGCCTTGCAAAATAGAGGAGGAAGTTCTTAGCGTTGGTATTTCAGTGAACATTCGTTGATGGAAACTTGACTGATTGTCCACATGCGAGGTAACTTTGCTAGTAGTTGGGGCAGCTTTTTTCATGTCTGTGGTTTCCGGTGGTTACACCTGCAGCGCTACAGCTAATAAAGGCGGTAGTAGAAGAGTACATTCTAGCAGCTCGTTCTGTGTACTGTAGCGCGGGTGTAAGGCTCCGTCCAACCAGGCATTTCTAGTAGTGTTGTTacagaaaatttttttagaaTGCGCTTGGCTATGCTGTTCTTAGGCTGGACGTTTATGGAGTTCCATGGTTGTTGTTCACCGGTGTTCGGGTTACAGGCGACAAGCCACCTTTGCATTCGGTTTTCCTAGCAAACCTCTTTGCAGTGTCGCGCCGTAAGACGATCCTTGGTTCACGACTTAGCTGTTCCGCTGCGTAAGACCAGGAAGGATAAATTCTCCACTGCTTTGGTTTGTTTCTCGCAgccctctatttttttcctgcttcagCTACGATAggaatctcttttttttcacaaaGGCCTGTCCTGTTTAAGTTACGCCTGTATTCTGC
This window encodes:
- a CDS encoding variant surface glycoprotein (GPI-Anchor Signal predicted for Tb09.354.0060 by DGPI v2.04 with cleavage site probability 0.344 near 469); its protein translation is MQSSQWLQPLVLFVMTVILATALKRVDAATGVGIKKSTWEPLCQVSEELDGIAGHVLQEATEMIAATIDFDAAAKRARIFSLKNPMHKWTKAAITIATAYEAKAAAAVRQLKDTYIKQQVEAASRSAYVKGRVDDFLKLLEQTVDGSNNACLLADENADTPVTRSATTKLGQTECKLTQSSITATRRTPTHITTAGYINLVEGTGGDKHQPTAASKECHLTTAHTSKGFAKGEGTAAAVTVMAGYLTIPNSAAELTAATKANLITASEGGIAAWSHAHAAIKLLDRTLPTEYANESGDLTERAALKEAAQNLFGEAKDHQGSDGKKAIEAVFSNTKADTINTIITLIEKEDIPKGAAARPTPAKLGEIKNSIELTNLLSYYQQRLSQDFETLDKRLEESTKHQDPKATEKICGEAKDDEDKCKGLKDKGCSFNEQDKKCELKKDVKEKLEKSNQETEGNDGKRTNTTGSNSILIHKSPLLLVVLLLK